In one window of Prosthecobacter vanneervenii DNA:
- a CDS encoding aldo/keto reductase has product MITRHKIAPNGPEFSRLVYGTWRILDETDPARCSPQALLSRFKACADMGVTTLDTAEIYGVYKVEEAIGSALKLDPSFRSKIEIVTKCGIYIPCEFHPERKVGHYNVTAARIIKSTEKSLRLMGIDTIDLLLVHRPDWLTSADETAEGLNKLLKEGKIRSAGVSNYNVHQFDLLNSRMDQPLVTNQIEFSLLHMDPIYDGTADQCQRLRILPMAWSPLAKGLLMDKTDPAAARLHAKAAELSAKYNGATLDQLAYAWIMAHPSCPLPIIGTNKLERIKAVVDAAEIKLDREDWYGLWVAAKGHGVP; this is encoded by the coding sequence ATGATCACCCGGCACAAAATCGCTCCCAACGGCCCTGAGTTCTCCCGTCTTGTTTATGGCACCTGGCGCATTCTCGATGAGACAGATCCGGCCAGATGCAGCCCCCAGGCCCTGCTGAGCCGCTTCAAAGCCTGCGCCGACATGGGCGTCACCACCCTCGACACCGCAGAAATCTACGGTGTTTACAAGGTCGAGGAAGCCATCGGCTCCGCCTTGAAACTCGATCCCTCCTTCCGCAGCAAGATCGAGATCGTGACCAAATGCGGCATCTATATCCCCTGCGAGTTCCATCCCGAACGCAAGGTCGGCCATTACAACGTCACCGCCGCCCGCATCATCAAAAGCACCGAGAAATCCCTGCGCCTCATGGGCATCGACACCATCGACCTCCTGCTGGTGCACCGCCCCGACTGGCTGACCAGCGCGGACGAAACCGCCGAAGGCCTGAACAAGCTGCTGAAAGAGGGAAAAATCCGCAGCGCCGGTGTCTCCAACTACAATGTGCACCAGTTTGACCTGCTGAATTCCCGCATGGACCAGCCCTTGGTCACCAACCAGATCGAGTTCAGCCTCCTGCACATGGACCCGATCTACGATGGCACGGCCGACCAGTGCCAGCGCCTCCGCATTCTGCCCATGGCCTGGTCCCCGCTGGCCAAAGGCCTCCTGATGGACAAAACCGACCCCGCCGCCGCGCGCCTGCACGCCAAGGCCGCAGAACTCTCCGCCAAATACAACGGCGCCACCCTGGACCAGCTGGCCTACGCCTGGATCATGGCCCACCCCTCCTGCCCCCTGCCGATCATCGGCACCAACAAGCTGGAGCGCATCAAGGCCGTCGTCGATGCAGCGGAGATCAAGCTGGATCGCGAAGATTGGTACGGCCTCTGGGTCGCAGCCAAAGGCCACGGCGTCCCCTAA
- a CDS encoding glutamate synthase subunit beta produces the protein MGKPTGFIEFEREIPADRDPLERVKDWKEFHLHLPEQRLKNQGARCMDCGIPFCHSGTLISGMASGCPINNVIPEWNDLVYRGLWKEALDRLHKTNNFPEFTGRVCPAPCEGSCVLGIHEPPVTIKNIEVSIIDKGWEEGWVKPEPPEKRTGKKVAVIGSGPAGLSAAAQLNKAGHTVTVFERADRPGGLLMYGIPNMKLDKKEVVLRRVKLLEDEGVVFKCGVSVGTDITAAQLTKDFDAVVVCTGATKPRDLPIPGRELKGIHFAMDFLTANTKAVLDPSSPYISAKGKNVVIIGGGDTGTDCVGTSVRHGCTTVTQLEIMAKPPLTRAANNPWPEWPKTYKMDYGQEEAAAKFGDDPRVYLTTATHFEGDADGNVKAVHVVDVEWKKDEKGNFGPQKVAGTEKILPAELVLLAMGFLGPEQPLLDALNVERDPRSNIKAEHGKFTTSIPGIFAAGDCRRGQSLVVWAFNEGRGAARECDLYLMGETSLP, from the coding sequence ATGGGAAAACCAACCGGCTTCATCGAATTCGAACGCGAAATCCCCGCCGACCGCGACCCGCTTGAGCGCGTCAAAGATTGGAAGGAGTTCCACCTGCACCTGCCAGAGCAACGCCTGAAAAACCAGGGCGCCCGCTGTATGGACTGTGGCATTCCTTTCTGCCACAGCGGCACCCTCATCAGCGGCATGGCCAGCGGCTGCCCGATCAACAACGTCATCCCCGAGTGGAACGACCTTGTGTATCGCGGCCTCTGGAAGGAAGCCCTGGACCGTCTGCACAAGACCAACAACTTCCCGGAATTCACCGGCCGCGTCTGCCCCGCCCCGTGCGAAGGCTCCTGCGTGCTCGGTATTCACGAGCCCCCGGTGACGATCAAGAACATCGAGGTCAGCATCATCGACAAGGGCTGGGAAGAAGGCTGGGTGAAGCCCGAGCCGCCTGAAAAGCGCACGGGCAAGAAGGTGGCGGTCATCGGTTCCGGCCCTGCCGGTCTCAGCGCTGCCGCCCAGCTTAACAAAGCGGGCCACACGGTCACTGTCTTTGAGCGTGCCGACCGTCCGGGTGGCCTGCTCATGTATGGCATCCCCAACATGAAGCTCGACAAGAAGGAAGTCGTCCTGCGTCGCGTGAAGCTGCTGGAAGATGAAGGCGTGGTCTTCAAGTGCGGCGTCAGCGTCGGCACCGACATCACCGCCGCTCAGCTCACCAAGGATTTCGATGCCGTCGTCGTCTGCACCGGCGCCACCAAGCCGCGCGATCTTCCGATCCCGGGCCGTGAGCTCAAGGGCATCCACTTCGCCATGGACTTCCTCACCGCCAACACCAAGGCGGTGCTGGATCCTTCCAGCCCCTACATTTCCGCCAAGGGCAAAAACGTCGTCATCATCGGTGGCGGCGACACCGGTACGGACTGCGTCGGTACCAGCGTGCGCCACGGCTGCACCACGGTGACCCAGCTGGAAATCATGGCCAAGCCGCCGCTGACCCGCGCCGCCAACAATCCCTGGCCCGAATGGCCCAAGACCTACAAGATGGACTACGGCCAGGAAGAAGCCGCCGCCAAGTTCGGCGATGATCCCCGCGTCTATCTCACCACCGCCACCCACTTCGAAGGCGATGCCGATGGCAACGTGAAGGCCGTACACGTCGTCGATGTGGAATGGAAGAAGGACGAAAAAGGCAACTTCGGACCGCAGAAGGTCGCAGGAACTGAAAAAATCCTGCCAGCCGAACTCGTGCTCCTGGCCATGGGCTTCCTTGGGCCTGAGCAGCCTCTGCTTGATGCCCTCAACGTGGAACGCGATCCGCGCAGCAACATCAAGGCTGAGCACGGCAAGTTTACCACCAGCATCCCCGGCATCTTTGCCGCTGGTGACTGCCGCCGTGGCCAGTCTCTCGTCGTCTGGGCCTTCAACGAAGGCCGTGGAGCCGCACGCGAGTGCGACCTCTACCTCATGGGCGAAACCTCCCTGCCGTAA
- a CDS encoding DUF6807 domain-containing protein, whose protein sequence is MLKLPTLLLISTTTALAQLPSAKPIPHMQAVPLPHHITSFQLDGRELTAMHFDPQDMRPFCYPIRASKDVSLTRMGHPHDPLTHSHHNGVWVSHNMVNDLDFWGDYAKKKGRIVNVEVSREGYEDTDDYASMRMVNHWISEADKSVQLIEIRRTEIRPIDGAKSWFMIIDLEFSPPKGKTATLGATGFGLVAVRMAKSIGVHDGGGRILNSEGQLNEEAVFRKPARWCDYSGRITNDADGFGGITLMNHPMNPHNPTAFHVRNDGWMGCCLSLDTPVEVTEEKKLRLRYALWVHDGVATQAESEAQWQKFTAMPVVDLALKPAKK, encoded by the coding sequence ATGCTGAAACTCCCGACCCTGCTCCTGATCTCCACCACCACCGCCCTGGCCCAGCTGCCTTCGGCCAAACCCATCCCCCACATGCAGGCGGTGCCGCTGCCGCATCACATCACCTCCTTTCAGCTCGACGGTCGGGAGCTCACCGCGATGCATTTTGATCCGCAGGACATGCGCCCTTTTTGCTACCCGATCCGCGCTTCCAAAGACGTCAGCCTCACCCGCATGGGCCATCCGCACGATCCGCTGACCCATTCTCACCACAACGGCGTCTGGGTGTCGCACAACATGGTCAACGACCTCGACTTCTGGGGCGACTACGCCAAAAAGAAGGGCCGCATCGTCAATGTGGAGGTCTCTCGCGAAGGCTACGAAGACACCGACGACTACGCCTCCATGCGCATGGTCAACCACTGGATCAGCGAGGCAGACAAATCCGTGCAGTTGATCGAAATACGGCGCACGGAGATCCGCCCCATCGACGGTGCCAAAAGCTGGTTCATGATCATCGATCTGGAGTTCTCCCCGCCGAAGGGCAAAACAGCCACCTTGGGCGCTACCGGCTTCGGTCTGGTGGCGGTCCGCATGGCCAAAAGCATCGGCGTGCATGATGGCGGCGGCCGCATCCTCAATTCAGAAGGCCAGCTCAATGAGGAGGCCGTTTTCCGCAAACCCGCACGCTGGTGCGACTACAGCGGGCGGATCACCAATGATGCAGACGGCTTTGGTGGCATCACTCTCATGAACCACCCCATGAATCCGCACAACCCGACGGCCTTTCACGTGCGCAATGACGGCTGGATGGGCTGCTGCCTCAGCCTGGACACCCCCGTGGAGGTCACCGAGGAGAAAAAACTGCGCTTGCGCTATGCCCTCTGGGTGCACGATGGCGTGGCCACCCAGGCGGAAAGCGAGGCCCAGTGGCAGAAATTCACCGCCATGCCCGTGGTGGATTTGGCGCTGAAACCGGCCAAGAAGTAA
- a CDS encoding MBL fold metallo-hydrolase has protein sequence MVRLTILGSGSSGNCAVISTERTTLLVDAGLSAKQICLRLEACGFSLDSLDGILLTHEHQDHTGGLEVLSRKRQVPLFCTALTQETLAGNLKFRQPPTWRLMSTGAAFEFQDLRIESFPVPHDAVDPVGFVIADEESRLGILSDVGYVTNLIKDRLRNADSLFIEANYDTQLLENDTKRPWSTKQRISSRHGHLSNEQAAELVRDVAHPGLSHVVLGHLSDDCNDPATASKYIRQALDAAGAVEAKVHCAERHKPTPTIEVVRRRVSSGVSFCVASSDATGQLALF, from the coding sequence ATGGTGCGTCTCACAATTCTCGGCAGCGGCAGTTCGGGGAACTGCGCTGTCATCTCGACGGAACGCACGACCCTCCTGGTGGATGCCGGGCTGAGCGCCAAGCAAATCTGCCTGCGGCTGGAGGCCTGTGGCTTCTCGCTGGACAGTCTGGATGGCATTCTTCTGACCCATGAGCATCAGGACCATACGGGAGGCCTGGAGGTGCTGAGCCGCAAGAGGCAGGTGCCGCTTTTCTGCACGGCGCTGACCCAGGAGACCCTGGCCGGGAATCTCAAATTCCGCCAGCCGCCGACCTGGAGGCTGATGTCCACGGGGGCGGCTTTTGAGTTTCAGGACCTGAGGATCGAGTCCTTTCCCGTGCCACATGACGCTGTGGATCCGGTGGGGTTTGTCATCGCGGACGAGGAGTCTCGCCTCGGAATACTGAGCGACGTGGGGTATGTGACGAACCTGATCAAAGACCGCCTGAGGAATGCCGACAGCCTCTTTATTGAGGCCAATTACGACACGCAGCTGCTCGAAAACGACACCAAGCGTCCTTGGTCCACCAAACAGCGCATCAGCTCGCGTCATGGGCATCTTTCCAATGAGCAGGCTGCCGAGCTGGTGCGGGATGTGGCGCATCCGGGCCTGAGCCATGTGGTGCTGGGGCACCTGAGTGATGACTGCAACGACCCCGCCACTGCCTCCAAGTACATCCGGCAGGCGCTGGATGCCGCAGGGGCCGTCGAAGCCAAGGTGCACTGCGCGGAGCGGCACAAGCCCACGCCTACGATCGAAGTCGTGCGCCGCAGGGTGAGCAGCGGTGTCAGCTTCTGCGTGGCATCGTCAGACGCCACGGGGCAGCTGGCTCTCTTTTAA
- the rpsT gene encoding 30S ribosomal protein S20: MANIRSAEKDIRKTTARTAHNQTVKSRIRTLRKKVLTAVEKKDAAAAAASLSEFASAADKAAKTNVLKKNTSSRLKSRLALKVGALTK, translated from the coding sequence ATGGCCAACATCCGCTCCGCAGAAAAAGACATCCGCAAAACGACGGCACGCACCGCCCACAACCAGACGGTGAAGAGCCGTATCCGCACCCTGCGCAAGAAAGTGCTGACCGCCGTGGAGAAGAAAGACGCCGCAGCAGCCGCTGCCAGCCTGAGCGAGTTCGCCTCCGCCGCCGACAAGGCCGCCAAGACCAACGTCCTCAAGAAGAACACCTCCTCCCGTCTCAAGAGCCGTCTGGCCCTCAAGGTCGGCGCTCTGACGAAGTAA
- a CDS encoding sugar phosphate isomerase/epimerase family protein: MKHLLLSLLFATASVAATIPETAKVGQFFAGCQAYSFRLYNVFEAIDKTAQCGGKTIEFYPGQKFSAAKPDAKWDHNATPEMIAEVQKHLEAKGITPVGYGVVKLGQDDASNRKIFEFCKKLGIGVVVTEPDVTALDKIEALVKEFDIKMAIHNHPKRPLDRAYMFWDPNYVLGLVKDRDPRMGSCADVGHWVRSGLNPVDCIKILKGRIFDSHMKDLNAFGDVKAHDLPFGTGKSDIPAILAEYAAQGYPGPLHCEYEHNWETSVPEITQCMDFVRNWKAAK; this comes from the coding sequence ATGAAGCATCTTCTTCTCTCCCTCCTGTTCGCCACCGCATCGGTTGCGGCCACCATTCCGGAAACCGCCAAGGTCGGCCAGTTCTTTGCCGGCTGCCAGGCCTACAGCTTCCGCTTGTACAATGTGTTTGAAGCCATCGACAAAACCGCGCAATGCGGAGGCAAGACCATCGAGTTTTATCCCGGGCAGAAATTTTCTGCTGCCAAGCCCGACGCCAAGTGGGACCACAACGCCACGCCGGAGATGATCGCCGAGGTCCAGAAGCATCTGGAGGCCAAGGGCATCACGCCCGTGGGCTACGGGGTGGTCAAACTGGGCCAGGATGACGCCAGCAACCGCAAGATCTTCGAGTTCTGCAAGAAGCTCGGCATCGGCGTGGTGGTGACGGAGCCGGATGTGACTGCACTCGATAAAATCGAGGCGCTGGTGAAGGAGTTCGACATCAAGATGGCCATTCACAACCATCCCAAGCGCCCGCTGGATCGTGCCTACATGTTCTGGGACCCCAACTACGTGCTGGGCCTGGTGAAGGACCGTGATCCCCGCATGGGCTCCTGCGCTGACGTGGGCCACTGGGTGCGCAGCGGGCTGAACCCCGTGGACTGCATCAAGATCCTGAAAGGTCGTATCTTTGACAGCCACATGAAGGACCTGAACGCTTTTGGCGATGTGAAAGCGCACGACCTTCCTTTTGGCACCGGCAAGAGCGACATCCCTGCCATCCTCGCGGAATATGCTGCGCAGGGGTATCCCGGCCCGCTGCACTGCGAATACGAGCACAACTGGGAAACCAGCGTGCCAGAGATCACCCAGTGCATGGACTTTGTGCGCAACTGGAAGGCAGCCAAGTAA
- a CDS encoding SufE family protein, with the protein MADYPPALGELISFFESLPEGERRENLIDMAAAAPACAPKEGEKFDLEDIRHDAECTDTVGVHARLEHGGHVHFAISLGPKVQTLTKALTAILCRGLNGSTLAEVLAVPQDFIPRIIGADLVRLRSQTVYYVLGRMKQAAHTLQAQLA; encoded by the coding sequence ATGGCCGACTATCCCCCCGCGCTGGGCGAACTGATCTCTTTCTTCGAATCTCTCCCTGAAGGCGAGCGCCGTGAAAATTTGATCGACATGGCCGCAGCAGCCCCAGCCTGCGCACCCAAAGAAGGTGAAAAATTTGATCTGGAAGACATCCGCCACGACGCCGAATGCACAGACACCGTCGGAGTCCACGCACGGCTGGAGCACGGCGGCCACGTTCACTTTGCCATCAGCTTGGGGCCCAAGGTGCAGACTTTGACCAAAGCACTCACCGCCATCCTCTGCCGCGGGCTGAATGGCTCCACACTGGCCGAGGTTCTGGCGGTGCCGCAGGACTTCATCCCACGCATCATCGGCGCGGATCTCGTGCGTCTGCGCAGCCAGACCGTTTATTATGTGCTGGGCCGCATGAAACAGGCCGCCCACACACTCCAGGCACAGCTGGCCTAG
- the gltB gene encoding glutamate synthase large subunit, which translates to MRNHGLPPKQGLYDPQFEHDACGVGFICQMKGKRSHSIVQQGLTILINLDHRGAVGSEKNTGDGAGILMQIPDKFLRKVTAPLGITLPAEGHYGVAMAYCSPDKAQREAAARIFEKVAEEEGQKVLGWRDVPVNNSMIGLSAKASEPFMRMAFLQRGTDCPDQQTFERKLYIIRKRAVTAIRTADADSFWYCSSMSSRTLVYKGMLMPEQVGQYFLDLQDPDLESALALVHSRFSTNTFPSWERSHPYRYIAHNGEINTLRGNISWMKARQSLLASPLFPDVKKLFPIVNESGSDSAMFDNVLELLVMGGRSLPHAMMMMIPEPWNGHESMDDKRKAFYEYHSCLMEPWDGPASVAFTDGTMMGATLDRNGLRPSRYYVTKDDLVIMASEAGVLPVAPENVKLKGRLQPGKMFIVNMEEGRIVPDDEIKAKIAAEKPYREWLNKHLVKLADIKDGEPVAAPDHETMLQRQQAFGYSFEDLRKLMVPMGREGVEAIGSMGTDIPLAVLSNKSKLLYDYFKQLFAQVTNPPIDCIREEIVTSPITTIGAEGNLLDPKPESCHLIELKTPILSNEDLAKLKNVAQGEFKAATINILFDPKQGAAGLEKAMSDICAKADELVTQGWNILILSDRGICADKAAIPALLAVGGLHHHLIRKGTRTQCDLVLESGEPREVHHFCTLIGYGCGAINPYLAFETLDDMIRQGLLVNVDHKTAVYNFIKAATKGVIKVASKIGISTMQSYRGAQIFEAVGLSKSVVDKYFSWTATRIEGSDIKVIAEEAIQRHLRGFPERDSQVHALDVGGDYQWRKEGEAHLFNPLTIHTLQKAVRTGSYETFKQYSALVNTQIKQFYTLRGLLDFKARKSIPIEEVEPIESIMKRFKTGAMSYGSISKEAHESLAIAMNRIGGRSNTGEGGEDPERYTWTNEKGDSKNSAIKQVASGRFGVTSLYLSQAKEIQIKMAQGAKPGEGGQLPGTKVYPWIAKVRGSTPGVGLISPPPHHDIYSIEDLAQLIHDLKNANREARVSVKLVSEVGVGTIAAGVAKAHSDVVLISGFDGGTGASPQTSVKHAGLPWELGLAETHQTLVLNNLRSRIVVEADGQMKTGRDVVIAALLGAEEFGFATAPLVTLGCIMMRVCHLNTCPVGVATQDPQLRAKFSGDPEYAANFMKFIAQEVRELMAQLGFRTLQEMVGRTEVLEARDAIDHWKARGIDLSNLLYQPDVGPEVGRYCTEIQDHGIDRSLDITTLLDLCKPAIEKGEKVTANVKIRNVNRTVGTILGNEITKRHWHGLPDDTVHLKFNGTAGQSFGAFVPKGVTLELEGDGNDYIGKGLSGGRIIIYPPEGSDFAAEDNIIAGNTALYGATSGELFLRGRAGERFAVRNSGVDTVVEGVGDHGCEYMTGGRVVVLGTTGRNFAAGMSGGEAYVLDEEGDFATRCNTQMVGLEKLEDKAEIDSLYALIKKHADLTKSQKAFKVLALWEQMVPKFVKVMPKDYKRVLQAIKKAKDDGLTGDDALSAAFEANARDVARIGGG; encoded by the coding sequence ATGAGAAACCACGGACTTCCCCCGAAACAAGGCCTTTATGATCCGCAATTCGAGCACGACGCCTGCGGCGTCGGCTTCATTTGTCAGATGAAGGGCAAACGTTCTCACTCCATAGTACAGCAGGGGCTGACGATTCTTATCAATCTCGACCACCGCGGCGCAGTGGGCAGCGAGAAAAACACCGGAGACGGAGCTGGCATCCTCATGCAGATCCCGGACAAGTTTCTGCGCAAAGTCACCGCCCCTCTCGGCATCACTCTCCCTGCGGAAGGGCACTATGGCGTGGCCATGGCCTACTGCTCGCCCGACAAAGCCCAGCGCGAAGCTGCTGCACGTATCTTTGAAAAAGTGGCCGAAGAAGAAGGCCAGAAAGTGCTCGGCTGGCGCGACGTGCCGGTGAACAACTCGATGATCGGTCTTTCAGCCAAGGCCAGCGAGCCCTTTATGCGCATGGCCTTCCTGCAACGCGGCACCGACTGCCCGGATCAGCAGACCTTTGAGCGCAAGCTCTACATCATCCGCAAGCGCGCGGTGACCGCCATCCGCACCGCCGATGCCGACAGCTTCTGGTACTGCTCCAGCATGTCCTCCCGCACTCTCGTGTACAAAGGCATGCTCATGCCTGAGCAGGTGGGCCAGTATTTCCTCGACCTCCAGGATCCGGATCTCGAATCCGCTCTGGCGCTGGTGCACTCCCGTTTCTCCACCAACACCTTCCCGAGCTGGGAGCGCTCCCACCCCTACCGCTACATCGCCCACAACGGCGAAATCAACACGCTGCGCGGCAACATCAGCTGGATGAAGGCACGCCAGTCTCTGCTGGCCAGCCCGCTCTTCCCAGATGTCAAAAAGCTCTTCCCCATCGTCAACGAAAGCGGCTCCGATTCCGCCATGTTTGACAACGTGCTTGAACTCCTCGTCATGGGCGGCCGCTCCCTGCCGCATGCCATGATGATGATGATTCCTGAGCCGTGGAACGGCCATGAGTCCATGGACGACAAGCGCAAGGCTTTCTACGAGTACCACTCCTGCCTCATGGAGCCTTGGGACGGCCCCGCTTCCGTGGCCTTCACAGACGGCACCATGATGGGCGCTACTCTGGATCGCAATGGCCTGCGCCCCTCCCGCTACTACGTCACCAAGGACGACCTCGTCATCATGGCTTCCGAAGCCGGCGTGCTCCCCGTCGCCCCTGAAAACGTGAAGCTCAAAGGCCGCCTCCAGCCCGGCAAGATGTTCATCGTGAACATGGAAGAAGGCCGCATCGTTCCTGACGATGAGATCAAGGCCAAGATCGCCGCCGAGAAGCCCTACCGTGAATGGCTCAACAAGCATCTGGTGAAGCTGGCAGACATCAAGGATGGCGAGCCTGTCGCTGCGCCTGACCATGAAACCATGCTGCAACGCCAGCAGGCCTTTGGTTACAGCTTCGAAGACCTCCGCAAACTCATGGTCCCCATGGGACGCGAAGGCGTGGAAGCCATCGGCTCCATGGGCACCGACATTCCTCTGGCGGTCCTCTCCAACAAATCCAAGCTGCTCTACGACTACTTCAAGCAGCTCTTCGCCCAGGTCACGAATCCGCCGATCGACTGTATCCGCGAAGAAATCGTCACATCTCCGATCACCACCATCGGCGCTGAAGGCAACCTTCTCGATCCGAAGCCCGAGAGCTGCCATCTGATCGAGCTCAAGACCCCGATCCTCAGCAACGAAGATCTGGCCAAGCTGAAAAACGTGGCCCAAGGCGAGTTCAAGGCAGCCACTATCAACATCCTGTTTGATCCCAAGCAGGGCGCTGCAGGCTTGGAAAAAGCCATGTCAGACATCTGCGCCAAAGCTGACGAACTGGTCACTCAGGGCTGGAACATCCTCATCCTGTCCGACCGTGGCATTTGCGCAGACAAGGCCGCCATCCCGGCGCTCCTCGCCGTCGGCGGTCTGCATCATCACCTCATCCGCAAAGGCACCCGCACTCAGTGCGATCTCGTGCTGGAATCCGGCGAACCCCGTGAAGTGCATCACTTCTGCACGCTCATCGGCTACGGCTGTGGTGCCATCAATCCTTACCTTGCCTTCGAAACCCTGGACGACATGATCCGCCAGGGCCTGCTGGTCAACGTGGACCACAAGACGGCGGTGTACAACTTCATCAAGGCCGCCACCAAGGGCGTCATCAAGGTCGCGTCCAAGATCGGCATCTCCACGATGCAGAGCTACCGCGGCGCGCAGATCTTTGAAGCCGTCGGCCTCAGCAAGAGCGTGGTGGACAAATACTTCAGCTGGACCGCCACCCGTATCGAAGGCAGCGACATCAAGGTCATCGCCGAAGAAGCCATCCAGCGCCATCTGCGCGGCTTCCCTGAGCGCGATTCCCAGGTGCACGCCCTCGACGTCGGCGGCGACTACCAGTGGCGCAAGGAAGGTGAGGCGCATCTCTTCAACCCGCTCACCATCCACACGCTGCAGAAGGCCGTCCGCACCGGCAGCTACGAGACCTTCAAGCAGTACTCCGCGCTGGTGAACACGCAGATCAAGCAGTTCTACACCCTGCGTGGCCTGCTGGACTTCAAGGCTCGCAAATCCATTCCGATCGAAGAGGTGGAACCCATTGAGTCCATCATGAAGCGCTTCAAGACGGGTGCCATGAGCTACGGCTCCATCTCCAAGGAGGCACACGAGTCTCTCGCCATCGCCATGAACCGCATCGGCGGCCGCTCTAACACGGGCGAAGGCGGCGAAGATCCCGAACGCTACACATGGACCAACGAGAAGGGCGACTCCAAGAACAGCGCCATCAAGCAGGTGGCCTCCGGTCGTTTCGGCGTCACAAGCCTCTACCTGTCCCAGGCCAAGGAAATCCAGATCAAGATGGCCCAGGGTGCTAAGCCCGGTGAAGGTGGCCAGCTCCCTGGCACGAAGGTGTATCCTTGGATCGCCAAGGTGCGCGGCTCCACGCCAGGCGTCGGCCTCATCTCGCCGCCTCCGCACCACGACATCTACTCCATCGAGGACCTTGCCCAGCTCATCCACGACCTGAAGAACGCCAACCGCGAAGCTCGCGTCAGTGTGAAGCTCGTGTCCGAAGTCGGCGTCGGTACCATCGCCGCTGGTGTGGCCAAAGCTCACTCCGACGTGGTGCTCATCTCCGGCTTTGACGGAGGCACCGGTGCCTCTCCGCAGACCTCCGTGAAGCACGCCGGTCTTCCTTGGGAGCTCGGTCTCGCTGAAACTCACCAGACCCTCGTCCTCAACAACCTCCGCAGCCGCATCGTCGTCGAAGCGGACGGCCAGATGAAGACCGGTCGTGACGTCGTCATCGCCGCCCTGCTGGGTGCCGAGGAGTTCGGTTTCGCCACCGCTCCGCTTGTGACACTTGGCTGCATCATGATGCGCGTCTGCCATCTGAACACCTGCCCCGTGGGTGTCGCCACCCAGGATCCTCAGCTGCGCGCCAAGTTCAGCGGCGATCCTGAATATGCGGCCAACTTCATGAAGTTCATCGCCCAGGAAGTGCGCGAACTCATGGCCCAGCTCGGCTTCCGCACACTGCAGGAAATGGTGGGCCGCACGGAAGTGCTGGAAGCCCGCGACGCCATCGACCACTGGAAGGCTCGCGGCATCGACCTTTCCAACCTGCTTTACCAGCCGGATGTCGGCCCGGAAGTCGGTCGCTACTGCACCGAAATCCAGGATCACGGCATCGACCGCTCCCTCGACATCACCACCCTCCTGGATCTGTGCAAACCGGCCATCGAGAAGGGCGAAAAAGTCACCGCCAACGTCAAAATCCGCAACGTCAACCGCACCGTCGGCACGATCCTCGGCAACGAGATCACCAAGCGCCACTGGCACGGTCTGCCGGATGACACCGTTCACCTCAAGTTCAACGGCACCGCCGGTCAGAGCTTCGGTGCTTTCGTTCCGAAGGGTGTCACCCTTGAGCTGGAAGGCGATGGCAATGACTACATCGGCAAGGGCCTCAGCGGCGGCCGCATCATCATCTATCCGCCTGAAGGCTCCGACTTCGCCGCCGAAGACAACATCATCGCCGGCAACACCGCGCTCTATGGCGCGACGAGCGGCGAGCTCTTCCTGCGCGGTCGTGCAGGTGAGCGCTTCGCGGTGCGCAATTCCGGCGTGGACACCGTCGTCGAAGGCGTGGGTGACCACGGCTGCGAATACATGACCGGTGGTCGTGTGGTCGTGCTCGGCACCACCGGACGCAACTTCGCCGCAGGCATGAGCGGTGGCGAAGCCTACGTCCTCGATGAGGAAGGCGACTTCGCCACCCGCTGCAACACGCAGATGGTCGGCCTCGAAAAACTCGAGGACAAGGCCGAGATCGACAGCCTCTACGCGCTGATCAAGAAGCACGCCGACCTCACCAAGAGCCAGAAAGCCTTCAAGGTGCTCGCGCTCTGGGAGCAGATGGTGCCCAAGTTTGTCAAAGTGATGCCCAAGGACTACAAGCGTGTGCTCCAGGCCATCAAGAAAGCCAAGGACGACGGCCTCACCGGAGACGACGCGCTCAGCGCCGCCTTCGAAGCCAATGCCCGCGACGTCGCCCGTATCGGAGGCGGCTAG